Proteins encoded in a region of the Pieris napi chromosome 5, ilPieNapi1.2, whole genome shotgun sequence genome:
- the LOC125049289 gene encoding synaptic vesicle glycoprotein 2A-like, translated as MTKTDVEAGRSKEEIPHDHLFKVTGLSSTNLEKLAKEPASDFEEAIAATQYGWYNVWLMLCTLPAFWSAVSVTSATSYIFTRAQCDIGLKLLDMGTLNSITYGGMISSAMVWGFLSDTLGRRKILVWGFFCSGLVEIAAAMSQSFTMLLITQFASGFLFNGPFAVLISYLAEMHRSELRARVILLTSLFYTIANATLPLLAWATLTQDWHFRPFGDLFVIHAWNLFLLAAALVPLLSGVAFFFMPESPKFLMSRGRNDEALEIFRNIYVLNTGKPADTYPVKVLEEEKSSQQARGLAALKAGKEQMAPLFKPPYVAYLILICFTHICCMFGSNTIRLWYPQLAAMIGAHTTENICSAIAPAQVVIDDTACQPIETSLLTYLQSMVVGAGSILTYGIGGVLINRCGKKLVAGVCAILSALVIAGLPFLGTSAAMVTGIVTAALAFSSLTGASLSSITVDLFPTSLRVMAMATFLMCGRLGTITGTIAFPALIDYGCLPPFFTIATVLLSCGVACFFIPNTTMKKLE; from the exons ATGACCAAAACAGACGTGGAGGCGGGAAGGTCGAAGGAGGAGATTCCTCATGACCACCTTTTCAAAGTGACGGGACTTTCTTCGACTAATCTGGAGAAGCTGGCAAAAG AGCCAGCATCAGATTTCGAAGAAGCGATAGCAGCGACGCAGTACGGTTGGTACAATGTGTGGCTCATGCTGTGCACCTTGCCCGCCTTCTGGAGCGCTGTCTCCGTCACCAGCGCCACTTCTTACATCTTTACACGAGCCCAATGTGACATTGGGCTGAAGCTACTCGATATGGGAACACTTAATAGTATCACTTATGGCG gCATGATTTCATCAGCCATGGTATGGGGCTTCCTCTCTGACACCCTCGGACGTCGTAAGATCCTGGTTTGGGGATTCTTCTGTTCGGGACTGGTGGAAATAGCTGCTGCGATGAGCCAGAGCTTCACCATGCTGCTTATTACGCAATTCGCTAGTGGTTTCTT ATTTAATGGGCCTTTCGCAGTTTTGATCTCGTATTTGGCTGAGATGCATCGTTCGGAACTGCGCGCGCGCGTCATTCTCCTCACCAGCCTATTCTACACTATTGCCAACGCCACACTGCCATTGTTAGCTTGGGCTACACTCACGCAGGATTGGCATTTCAGACCTTTTGGCGATCTTTttg ttatCCACGCATGGAATCTCTTTCTACTGGCTGCCGCGTTAGTTCCTCTACTCTCGGGTGTGGCTTTCTTCTTTATGCCAGAGAGCCCCAAGTTCCTTATGTCCAGAGGCCGAAATGATGAAGCCCTGGAGATTTTTAgaaacatatatgtattgaaTACTGGAAAACCTGCCGATACATACCCA GTAAAAGTATTGGAAGAAGAAAAAAGCTCTCAACAAGCTCGTGGGTTGGCGGCTCTGAAGGCCGGTAAAGAGCAGATGGCTCCCCTGTTCAAACCACCATACGTCGCCTACTTGATACTCATATGCTTCACGCATATTTGCTGCATGTTTGG ctCGAATACTATAAGACTGTGGTACCCTCAACTGGCTGCAATGATAGGGGCACATACAACAGAGAATATCTGCTCAGCAATAGCACCAGCTCAGGTGGTGATAGATGACACCGCCTGTCAACCAATCGAGACCAGTCTTCTGACTTACCTCCAGAGTATGGTGGTGGGGGCTGGGTCTATACTTACGTATGGCATTGGTGGGGTGCTGATTAATCG ATGCGGCAAGAAGTTAGTAGCAGGTGTGTGCGCCATCTTGAGTGCCTTGGTGATAGCTGGACTTCCCTTCCTTGGAACCAGCGCTGCAATGGTCACTGGTATCGTTACAGCTGCGTTGGCATTCTCTTCGCTCACTGGTGCCTCTCTATCCAGCATTACTGTTGATCTCTTCCCAACGTCTTTAAG GGTGATGGCAATGGCTACTTTCCTGATGTGTGGCAGACTTGGTACAATAACTGGAACAATCGCCTTCCCTGCACTCATTGATTACGGATGTTTACCACCGTTCTTCACCATTGCTacagttttattat CGTGCGGAGTTGCTTGTTTCTTTATACCAAATACGACAATGAAAAAACTGGAGTAA